A genomic stretch from Enterobacteriaceae endosymbiont of Donacia dentata includes:
- the asnS gene encoding asparagine--tRNA ligase gives MCLISNISQLITNKKNINSEISIGGWVRNRRHSKIGITFINLYDGSCLEDIQIIASYKLNNYKNEILFITSGCSLKVIGKLKISPKKIQKYEIHASKIKVTGWVDNPGKYPISPKKHSLKYLREVCHLRPRTTIISSITRIRHNIALYIHNFLNKKKFFLINTPLITTLDTEGSGKMFKVSTLDFLNLKYEKNKKNFFKKDFFGKESFLTVSGQLNLETYACSMSKVYTFGPTFRAENSNTKRHLAEFWMLEIEIAFANLKNLINFAEKMLKSICKYILCFHENEISFLSKKTENNLFNKINKILLNKFIIIKYTKVIEILKNSKKKFSHSIKWGEDLFIEHEKYLTNTYFNNPVIIYNYPKKIKAFYMYLNSDKKTVASMDLLLPDIGEVIGGSQRENRIEIFDKRLKEFKLNQSDYWWYRDLRKYGTVPHSGFGLGFERLISYITGLYNIKDVIPFPRTPYNAKF, from the coding sequence ATGTGTTTAATCTCTAATATATCGCAATTAATAACAAATAAAAAAAACATTAATAGTGAAATATCTATAGGAGGTTGGGTACGTAATAGAAGACATTCTAAAATAGGTATTACTTTTATTAATTTATATGATGGTTCTTGTTTAGAAGACATTCAAATTATTGCTAGTTATAAATTAAATAATTATAAAAATGAAATTTTATTTATTACTAGTGGATGTTCTTTAAAAGTTATAGGAAAATTAAAAATTTCACCTAAAAAAATACAGAAATATGAAATACATGCTTCAAAAATAAAAGTTACAGGATGGGTAGATAATCCTGGAAAGTATCCTATTTCACCTAAAAAACATAGTTTAAAATATTTAAGAGAAGTATGTCATTTACGTCCTAGAACTACAATCATTAGTAGTATTACTAGAATAAGACATAATATAGCATTATATATACATAATTTTTTAAATAAAAAAAAATTTTTTTTAATAAATACTCCATTAATTACTACTTTAGATACTGAAGGTTCAGGAAAAATGTTTAAAGTATCGACCTTAGATTTTTTAAATTTAAAATATGAAAAAAATAAAAAAAATTTTTTTAAAAAAGATTTTTTTGGTAAAGAATCATTTTTAACTGTCTCAGGACAATTAAATTTAGAAACATATGCTTGTTCTATGTCTAAAGTGTATACATTTGGACCTACTTTTAGAGCAGAAAATTCTAATACTAAACGTCATTTAGCTGAATTTTGGATGTTAGAAATAGAAATTGCATTTGCAAATTTAAAAAATCTTATAAATTTTGCAGAAAAAATGTTAAAAAGTATTTGTAAATATATTTTATGTTTTCATGAAAATGAAATTTCTTTTTTATCTAAAAAAACAGAAAATAATTTATTTAATAAAATTAATAAAATTTTATTAAATAAATTTATTATAATTAAATATACCAAAGTAATAGAAATTTTAAAAAATAGTAAAAAAAAATTTTCCCATTCCATAAAATGGGGGGAAGATCTTTTTATAGAACATGAAAAATATTTAACAAATACTTATTTTAATAATCCAGTAATAATATATAATTATCCTAAAAAAATTAAAGCTTTTTATATGTATCTTAATAGTGATAAAAAAACTGTTGCTTCTATGGATTTATTATTACCAGATATTGGAGAAGTTATCGGAGGTTCTCAAAGAGAAAATAGAATAGAAATATTTGATAAAAGATTAAAAGAATTTAAACTTAATCAAAGTGATTATTGGTGGTATCGTGATTTAAGAAAATATGGTACGGTTCCACATTCTGGATTTGGTTTAGGTTTTGAAAGATTAATATCTTATATTACCGGTTTGTATAATATTAAAGATGTTATACCATTTCCAAGAACTCCATATAATGCTAAATTTTAA
- a CDS encoding porin, translating into MKFNIFKILILFLLSINFSNASEIYNNNGQKIDLYGILEIKNTVSKNNIKIPQQYRDTESNIILGLKGVTNIFNDIYSYAQIEYSLPIHQVEINKDISPSIRLGFIGVKFNHGNSSIDYGRNYGILYDVTSYMKKNSFFEKNFMYDKNDYFMFGRTNNLLTYRNKNFFGLLKGLNIALQYKNSDQNYDDNENSLENSLENSKQGWGTSINYKIGNTGVSVSGAYFNVLKTTDKDKKIFSNIKIFDNKNINTYAIGAKYQKNNIYLAAVLSSSYNGLKYTDFNSNDNGHLFAHKITNLEIIGQYKFDDNLKTTISYTQSQGYDIPTGYHYLGGNIDLSKYILINTMYKFNKNFSAYIGYRISLLSNNNDYIKNNRIFNGNILGIGITYNF; encoded by the coding sequence ATGAAATTTAATATATTTAAAATTTTAATACTTTTTCTACTATCAATAAATTTTTCTAACGCTAGTGAAATTTATAATAATAATGGACAAAAAATAGATTTATATGGAATTTTAGAAATTAAAAATACTGTTTCTAAAAATAATATTAAAATACCTCAGCAATATAGAGATACTGAATCAAATATAATTTTAGGTCTTAAGGGAGTAACTAATATATTTAATGATATATATAGTTATGCACAAATAGAATATAGTCTACCAATACATCAAGTTGAAATAAATAAAGATATTTCTCCATCAATACGTTTAGGATTTATAGGTGTAAAATTTAATCATGGTAATAGTTCCATAGATTATGGAAGAAATTATGGAATATTATATGATGTAACTTCTTACATGAAAAAAAATTCTTTTTTTGAAAAAAATTTTATGTATGATAAAAATGATTATTTTATGTTTGGAAGAACTAATAATCTTCTAACATATAGAAATAAAAATTTTTTTGGATTACTTAAAGGATTAAATATTGCTTTACAATACAAAAATTCTGATCAAAATTATGATGATAATGAAAATTCTTTAGAAAATTCTTTAGAAAATTCAAAACAAGGATGGGGTACTTCTATTAATTATAAAATAGGGAATACAGGAGTAAGTGTTTCAGGTGCATATTTTAATGTTTTAAAAACAACTGATAAAGATAAAAAAATTTTTTCTAATATTAAAATTTTTGACAATAAAAATATTAATACTTATGCAATTGGAGCTAAGTATCAAAAAAATAATATTTATTTAGCAGCCGTTCTTAGTAGTTCATATAATGGATTAAAATATACAGATTTTAATAGTAATGATAATGGACATTTATTTGCTCATAAAATTACAAATTTAGAAATTATTGGACAATATAAATTTGATGATAATTTAAAAACTACCATATCATATACACAATCACAAGGATATGATATTCCAACTGGATATCATTATTTAGGTGGTAACATAGATTTATCAAAATATATTTTGATAAATACAATGTATAAATTTAATAAAAATTTTTCTGCTTATATTGGTTATCGTATTAGTTTACTAAGTAATAATAATGATTATATTAAAAATAATAGAATATTTAATGGAAATATTTTAGGTATAGGCATAACTTATAATTTTTAA
- a CDS encoding MBL fold metallo-hydrolase codes for MKYLSIPVTNFKQNCYLIWCKKTLKAAIIDPGGEYQKIIKIISIYKLDVIKILITHCHLDHIGAASILADFYQIPILGPHKKDIFWVENIELQNKIFQLPKCIFKNNIWLKNNEIISIGKSILKIYHCPGHTPGHIIFFNKLNNLLISGDIIFNDGIGRTDLPKSNLNILINSIKNNIIPLGMNNIILPGHGNQTTVYKEITKNYILYNKNYN; via the coding sequence ATGAAATATTTATCAATACCTGTTACAAATTTCAAACAAAATTGTTATTTAATATGGTGTAAAAAAACATTAAAAGCAGCTATTATTGATCCTGGTGGTGAATATCAAAAAATTATAAAAATTATAAGTATATATAAACTAGATGTAATAAAAATATTAATAACCCATTGCCATTTAGATCATATTGGTGCTGCTTCTATATTAGCTGATTTTTATCAAATACCCATTTTAGGACCACATAAAAAAGATATTTTTTGGGTAGAAAATATAGAATTACAAAATAAAATTTTTCAACTTCCAAAATGTATATTTAAAAATAATATATGGTTAAAAAATAATGAAATTATAAGTATAGGAAAAAGTATTTTAAAAATATACCATTGTCCTGGACATACTCCAGGTCATATTATATTTTTTAATAAATTAAATAATCTTTTAATATCAGGGGATATCATTTTTAATGATGGTATAGGAAGAACAGATTTACCAAAAAGTAATTTAAATATTTTAATTAATTCTATTAAAAATAATATAATTCCGTTAGGAATGAATAATATTATTTTACCTGGACATGGTAACCAAACAACGGTCTATAAAGAAATTACTAAAAATTATATTTTATATAATAAAAATTATAACTAA
- the rpsA gene encoding 30S ribosomal protein S1 — protein sequence MSECFTELFQKSLKNKIINLGSIITGTVISIEKDVVLIDAGLKSESYIPIVQFKNSQGNLEIKIGDKIDVALDLIEDGFGETILSREKAKRHEAWLILEKANLNNNNTKGIINGKVKGGFTVDLNGIRAFLPGSLVDIRPIRDTSHLEGKELDFKVIKLDRKRNNVVISRKAVIESENSAERNQLLNTIYEGMKIKGLVKNLTDYGAFVDLGGVDGLLHITDMAWKRVKHPSEIVSIGEEITIKILKFDKEKTRVSLGLKQLGEDPWISISKRYPENSKLIGRVTNLTDYGCFVEIIEGVEGLVHVSEMDWTNKNIHPTKVVSVNDKVEVMVLDIDEERRRISLGIKQCTLNPWLEFSKNYKKGDRVEGKIKSITDFGLFIGLIGGIDGLVHLSDLSWIKKGEDEVHKYKKKDNITTIVLQVDPERERISLGIKQLTEDPLNYYLKEQKKNNKIKGIITNKDIKNIKLKLNNGILGNIKLSEYKNYKIDNILKNLKIGQNIEGSINNIDRKTRIVNITINMQELENKIIKKKNNNKKNNNFSNVMTEAFKAAKCE from the coding sequence ATGAGCGAATGTTTTACTGAATTATTTCAAAAATCATTAAAAAATAAAATTATTAATTTAGGATCAATTATTACTGGTACTGTTATTTCTATTGAAAAAGATGTTGTTTTAATAGATGCTGGATTAAAATCCGAATCTTATATTCCTATTGTACAATTTAAAAATTCTCAAGGTAATCTGGAAATAAAAATAGGTGATAAAATTGATGTTGCTTTAGATTTAATAGAAGATGGATTTGGTGAAACTATTCTTTCTAGAGAAAAAGCAAAAAGACATGAAGCTTGGTTAATTTTAGAAAAAGCTAATTTAAATAATAATAATACTAAAGGTATTATAAACGGAAAAGTAAAAGGTGGTTTTACTGTAGATCTTAATGGTATTAGAGCATTTTTACCAGGTTCTTTAGTAGATATTAGACCAATTAGAGATACTTCTCATCTAGAAGGGAAAGAATTAGATTTTAAAGTTATAAAATTAGATCGTAAACGAAATAATGTTGTTATATCTAGAAAAGCAGTAATAGAATCAGAAAATAGTGCTGAAAGAAATCAATTACTTAATACTATATATGAAGGAATGAAAATAAAAGGATTAGTTAAAAATCTTACTGATTATGGAGCTTTTGTAGATTTAGGAGGAGTAGATGGATTATTACATATTACAGATATGGCATGGAAAAGGGTAAAACATCCTAGCGAAATTGTAAGTATTGGTGAAGAAATTACAATAAAAATATTAAAATTTGATAAAGAAAAAACTCGTGTTTCATTAGGATTAAAACAACTAGGAGAAGATCCTTGGATTTCTATATCTAAACGTTATCCTGAAAATAGTAAATTAATAGGACGTGTAACTAATTTAACAGATTATGGTTGTTTTGTTGAAATTATAGAAGGAGTAGAAGGATTAGTACATGTATCAGAAATGGATTGGACAAATAAAAATATACATCCTACTAAAGTAGTATCTGTTAACGATAAAGTAGAAGTTATGGTATTAGATATTGATGAAGAAAGAAGAAGAATATCTTTAGGAATTAAACAGTGTACTTTAAATCCATGGTTAGAATTTTCAAAAAATTATAAAAAAGGAGATCGTGTAGAAGGAAAAATTAAATCAATAACAGATTTTGGTCTTTTTATTGGTTTAATTGGTGGTATAGATGGTTTAGTCCATTTATCTGATTTATCTTGGATAAAAAAAGGCGAAGATGAAGTTCATAAATATAAGAAAAAAGATAATATTACAACTATAGTTTTACAAGTAGATCCAGAAAGAGAAAGAATTTCTTTAGGAATTAAACAATTAACAGAAGATCCATTAAATTATTATTTAAAAGAACAGAAGAAAAATAATAAAATTAAAGGTATTATTACTAATAAAGATATTAAAAATATAAAATTAAAATTAAATAATGGTATATTAGGTAATATTAAATTATCCGAATATAAAAATTATAAAATTGATAATATATTAAAAAATCTTAAAATAGGACAAAATATAGAAGGTAGTATTAATAATATTGATCGTAAAACTAGAATAGTTAATATTACTATAAATATGCAAGAACTAGAAAATAAAATCATTAAAAAGAAAAATAATAACAAAAAAAATAATAATTTTTCTAATGTAATGACAGAAGCTTTTAAAGCAGCAAAATGTGAATAA
- the aroA gene encoding 3-phosphoshikimate 1-carboxyvinyltransferase yields the protein MKNILILKSIEKIQGSVILPGSKSISNRVLLLSALAKGNTKLINLLNSDDVNYMLKALKLLGIKFVLSNNKTICKIIGNNGIINPQKKLKLYLGNAGTAIRPLTALLSLNKQCDIILTGDTRMKERPIKHLVDTLITNGAIIKYLENINFPPIHIKGGLKNLKNIEIKGSISSQFLTSLLIISPLIKKDILITVNSNLVSKPYIDITIKLMKIFGVNVQNNNYKHFKILGKQNYISPGEYIIEGDASSASYFLSAAAIKGGTVKIKNINKNSIQGDIQYLNILKKMGSIIHYGKNYISCTKNTLKSINMDMNHIPDVAMTIAVTSLFAKGTTTIKNIYNWRVKETDRLKAMSNELKKTGAKIITGKDYIIITPPKKIKKVIIETYNDHRIAMCFSLLALSNTSVSIINPQCINKTYPNFFKELKKISFYKKNNKEK from the coding sequence ATGAAAAATATCTTAATTTTAAAATCTATAGAAAAAATTCAAGGTTCTGTAATATTACCTGGATCAAAAAGTATTTCTAATAGAGTGTTATTATTATCTGCTTTAGCTAAAGGTAATACTAAATTAATAAATTTACTTAATAGTGATGATGTTAATTATATGTTAAAAGCATTAAAGTTGTTAGGTATTAAATTTGTACTGTCAAATAATAAAACAATATGTAAAATTATAGGAAATAATGGAATTATTAATCCACAAAAAAAATTAAAATTATATCTTGGTAATGCTGGTACAGCAATAAGACCTTTAACTGCTTTACTTTCATTAAATAAACAATGTGATATTATTTTAACTGGTGATACACGAATGAAAGAAAGACCTATTAAACATCTTGTAGATACATTAATAACTAATGGAGCTATTATAAAATATTTAGAAAATATAAATTTTCCTCCTATACATATAAAAGGAGGATTAAAAAATTTAAAAAATATAGAAATAAAAGGTTCCATATCAAGTCAATTTTTAACTTCATTACTAATAATTAGTCCTTTAATAAAAAAGGATATTTTGATTACTGTAAATAGTAATTTAGTATCAAAACCATATATTGATATAACAATAAAATTAATGAAAATTTTTGGAGTTAATGTACAAAATAACAATTATAAACATTTTAAAATTTTAGGGAAACAAAATTATATTTCTCCTGGAGAATATATTATAGAAGGAGATGCATCTTCTGCTTCATATTTTTTATCTGCAGCAGCTATTAAAGGGGGAACAGTAAAAATAAAAAATATTAATAAAAATAGTATTCAAGGAGATATACAATATTTAAATATTTTAAAAAAAATGGGTTCTATTATACATTATGGTAAAAATTATATTAGTTGTACTAAAAATACTTTAAAATCAATAAATATGGATATGAATCATATTCCAGATGTAGCTATGACAATTGCTGTTACTAGTCTGTTTGCGAAGGGTACTACAACTATTAAAAATATATATAATTGGCGTGTAAAAGAAACTGATCGCTTAAAAGCAATGTCTAATGAATTAAAAAAAACAGGAGCAAAAATTATAACAGGTAAAGATTATATTATAATTACTCCTCCTAAAAAAATAAAAAAAGTTATTATTGAAACTTATAATGATCATCGTATTGCTATGTGTTTTTCATTATTAGCACTATCAAATACTTCTGTAAGTATTATTAATCCTCAATGTATAAATAAAACATATCCAAACTTTTTTAAAGAATTAAAAAAAATTAGTTTTTATAAAAAAAATAATAAAGAAAAATAA
- the serC gene encoding 3-phosphoserine/phosphohydroxythreonine transaminase, with protein MKKIFNFSPGPASLPYEVLKKAQNEFTNWHNLNISVMEISHRNNEFIKLMKDIKNNLRELMNIPFEYEILFCQGGARTQFSAIPMNLLYYDETADYANIGHWSNQAIKEAKKYCKPNIINPVRQKNGIYYIKKIENWNLNDNTKYIHYCPNETIEGIAINEEPKLKDKIVVADLSSSILTKEINIKNYGMIYASVQKNIGPAGLTIIIIKKDLIINDIKKKRKELPSVLDYQIIFKYNSMFNTPPTFSLYLSGLVLKWLKKKGGVKYISKINKKKAELLYSTIDSSDFYINRISNNNRSITNVVFHLKNPKKENFFLKKAQENGLMYLKGHKIIGGIRASIYNAMPIEGVEKLINFMNDFEKSYL; from the coding sequence ATGAAAAAAATATTTAATTTTAGTCCTGGTCCAGCTTCATTACCTTATGAAGTATTAAAAAAAGCACAAAATGAATTTACAAATTGGCATAATTTAAATATTTCTGTTATGGAAATTAGTCATCGTAATAATGAATTTATTAAATTAATGAAAGATATAAAAAATAACTTACGTGAATTAATGAATATACCATTTGAATATGAGATATTATTTTGTCAGGGAGGTGCTAGAACACAATTTTCAGCTATACCTATGAATTTACTTTATTATGATGAAACTGCTGATTATGCAAATATTGGCCATTGGTCTAATCAAGCTATAAAAGAAGCAAAAAAATATTGTAAACCTAATATAATTAATCCTGTAAGACAAAAAAATGGAATTTATTATATAAAAAAAATAGAAAATTGGAATTTAAATGATAATACAAAATATATTCATTACTGTCCTAATGAAACAATAGAAGGAATTGCAATAAATGAAGAACCTAAATTAAAAGATAAAATTGTTGTAGCGGATTTATCATCTTCTATTCTTACAAAAGAAATAAATATAAAAAATTATGGAATGATTTATGCTAGTGTACAAAAAAATATTGGTCCTGCTGGATTAACTATTATTATTATAAAAAAAGATTTAATAATAAATGATATAAAAAAAAAACGTAAAGAATTACCTTCAGTATTAGATTATCAAATTATTTTTAAATATAATTCAATGTTTAATACTCCTCCTACATTTTCTTTATATTTATCTGGATTAGTACTAAAATGGTTAAAAAAAAAAGGCGGAGTAAAATATATTAGTAAAATAAATAAAAAAAAAGCAGAATTATTATATTCTACTATAGATAGTAGTGATTTCTATATAAATAGAATATCTAATAATAATAGATCTATAACAAATGTTGTTTTTCATTTAAAAAATCCTAAAAAAGAAAATTTTTTTTTAAAAAAAGCACAAGAAAATGGATTAATGTATTTAAAAGGACATAAAATAATAGGAGGAATTAGAGCCTCAATATATAATGCTATGCCTATAGAAGGAGTTGAAAAATTAATAAATTTTATGAATGATTTTGAAAAATCATATTTATAA
- the rodA gene encoding rod shape-determining protein RodA, with amino-acid sequence MKKKISYFINSILHIDIMLLALIILISMLSMFITWSISETYHYNLIKHKFIQFIIGFIIMIIASQIPPHIYKKYSFIFYLFSIILLVIVNFFGYTTKGAKRWLNINFIKFQPSEISKISVPLIVTYILYKNKYPINIKVFLKIIILILIPSILVAKEPDLGTAILISFSGLIMLFLAGLSWKIIINTIITFIISIPFIWMLLLHDYQRERMLMLSKSNYDVLGKGYHIFQSKISIGSGGLLGKGLKNATQAQLNFLPEKHTDFIFSVLAEEFGFIGTLLFIILYMLLIIRGIYLSLNCKNIFNKMIIGGIILVLFLCVFINISMVSGLLPVVGVPLPLVSYGGTSFVVVMTNFGIIMSMYTYDVNKIHRKI; translated from the coding sequence ATGAAAAAAAAAATAAGTTATTTTATAAATTCTATTTTACATATAGATATTATGTTATTAGCATTAATAATATTAATTTCAATGTTAAGTATGTTTATAACATGGAGTATATCAGAAACTTATCATTATAATTTAATAAAACATAAGTTTATACAATTTATAATAGGTTTTATAATTATGATAATAGCTTCACAAATTCCTCCTCATATTTATAAAAAATATTCTTTTATATTTTATTTGTTCTCTATTATTTTATTAGTTATAGTAAATTTTTTTGGTTATACAACTAAAGGTGCAAAAAGATGGTTAAATATTAATTTTATTAAATTTCAACCTTCTGAAATATCTAAAATATCAGTTCCTTTAATAGTCACATATATTTTATATAAAAATAAATATCCTATTAATATAAAAGTATTTTTAAAAATAATTATTTTAATTTTAATACCTTCAATATTAGTTGCTAAAGAACCTGATTTAGGTACTGCTATTTTAATTAGTTTTTCTGGTCTTATTATGTTATTTCTAGCAGGATTATCTTGGAAAATTATAATAAATACTATAATTACATTTATAATATCTATTCCTTTTATATGGATGTTATTATTACATGATTATCAAAGAGAAAGAATGTTAATGTTATCAAAAAGTAATTATGATGTTTTAGGAAAAGGATATCATATTTTTCAATCTAAAATATCAATCGGTTCTGGAGGATTATTGGGTAAAGGTTTGAAAAATGCAACTCAAGCACAATTAAATTTTTTACCAGAAAAACACACTGATTTTATATTTTCTGTTTTAGCTGAAGAATTTGGTTTTATAGGAACATTATTATTTATTATATTATATATGTTATTAATAATAAGAGGAATATATTTATCATTAAATTGTAAAAATATTTTTAATAAAATGATAATTGGAGGGATAATATTAGTATTATTTTTATGTGTATTTATTAATATAAGTATGGTAAGTGGTTTATTACCAGTTGTTGGTGTTCCTTTACCATTAGTTAGTTATGGAGGTACATCTTTTGTAGTTGTTATGACTAATTTTGGTATTATTATGTCTATGTATACATATGATGTTAATAAAATACATAGAAAAATATAA
- the holA gene encoding DNA polymerase III subunit delta gives MSKILFNTFYKKIYDKKYFCYIIAGDELFFIKKNINLLLYKFLKLKFVKNNIIIVDNNFDWKYVFFKFSTNDFFCKKQIIHLIFLNKNIFIKYIKNLIFLINLTNNNNILIIEIHNNINLYTEKIIRNIINNKFSIFIKCNKLTNIKLVNWINYCFQKFNLPINKNICNLLKNYFSDNLILLNQVIKNISLQKKNNNYSSLLIILNNISNFIFLKESNLINSLLKGDIENSINIIKYMRYTQQNPFLILHQLQKNIFLILKIYRNLKKYSLNTIFKQNKIISIKKIVFFKTSLKKLNYKKLYLIIQLLLEIEINIKSFIINNYIEKYFWIDLERLTLLFS, from the coding sequence ATGAGTAAAATATTATTTAATACTTTTTATAAAAAAATTTATGATAAAAAATATTTTTGCTATATTATAGCTGGTGATGAATTATTTTTTATAAAAAAAAATATAAATTTATTATTATATAAATTTCTAAAATTAAAATTTGTTAAAAATAATATTATTATTGTAGATAATAATTTTGATTGGAAATATGTTTTTTTTAAATTTTCTACAAATGATTTTTTTTGTAAAAAACAAATTATACATTTAATATTTTTAAATAAAAATATATTTATTAAATATATAAAAAATTTAATATTTTTAATAAATTTAACAAATAACAATAATATATTAATTATAGAAATTCATAATAATATAAATTTATATACAGAAAAAATAATAAGGAATATTATAAATAATAAATTTTCTATTTTTATAAAATGTAATAAGTTAACTAATATAAAATTAGTTAATTGGATTAATTATTGTTTTCAAAAATTTAATTTACCTATTAATAAAAATATTTGTAATTTATTAAAAAATTATTTTTCTGATAATTTAATTTTACTAAATCAAGTTATAAAAAATATTTCTTTACAAAAAAAAAATAATAATTATTCTTCTTTATTAATTATATTAAATAATATTAGTAATTTTATTTTTCTAAAAGAAAGTAATTTAATTAATTCTCTTTTAAAAGGAGATATAGAAAATAGTATTAATATAATTAAATATATGAGATATACTCAACAAAATCCATTTTTAATATTACATCAATTACAAAAAAATATTTTTTTAATTTTAAAAATATATAGAAATTTAAAAAAATATTCTTTAAATACAATTTTTAAACAAAATAAAATAATTTCTATAAAAAAAATTGTTTTTTTTAAAACATCATTAAAAAAATTAAATTATAAAAAATTATATTTAATAATTCAATTATTATTAGAAATTGAAATAAATATTAAAAGTTTTATAATAAATAATTATATAGAAAAATATTTTTGGATTGATTTAGAAAGATTAACTTTATTGTTTTCATAA